In one window of Falco cherrug isolate bFalChe1 chromosome 10, bFalChe1.pri, whole genome shotgun sequence DNA:
- the FNBP4 gene encoding formin-binding protein 4 isoform X5: protein MGKKSRAAPGRRPILQLSPPGPRRDEAPAAEGADSGSEQDEPEAVAEPPRSAPNPPPPAPAAVKPTGGLCLLGAYADSDDEEGETPEKSARSADANGNNSSDIDSTLANFLAEIDAITAPPQPAEPSAATTSSSAPPPTPPRPEPKESGSGQSSSTANGAGSAPAPEWQYDTQCSLAGVGELEMGDWQEVWDENTGCYYYWNTQSNEVTWELPQYLATQVQGLQHYQHSTVAGTNGSFVATAELYPQEKGAAPGSIGRGASLTKREVKKEVNEGVQALSNSEEEKKGVAAALLAPLLPDVVKEEEERWRRKVICKEEVEPPPEEEVKAEEVAAAPEEPEAGRDPLEDTLQEDLCSVVQSGESAEEEEEQDTLELEMVLERKKAELRALEEGDGSVSGSSPLSDGSQSASQDATRRLASKRGKWKLFVGATSPESASRGSSKTGRESPEAGEAAASTEAADANSDKEAEPEEPQEKAKAQVAPKIEEEEQDLKFQIGELANTLTSKLEFLGINRQSISNFHMLLLQTETRIADWREGALNGNYLKRKLQDAAEQLKQYEINATPKGWSCHWDREHRRYFYVNERSGESQWEFPDGEDEEEGQRTTDRKADGPPKPPPKDKGERAEDPAERPAGSLCKESFSGQVPATSLMPLTPFWTLLQSSVPVLQPPLPLEMPPPPPPPPDSPPPPPPPPPPPGEDGEIQEVEMEDEGGEEPPAPGTEEDAPLKPLLRPAASSSQGAVEPGPAPLLSTKPQKRKAVEMSPGLMQRTATIGSCPVIYSQPLMAAGKYQPAAVPLASLRPRQRLQGEIQGRPNLRMAPGHAGPQPTALGLQSSYLGVTAPAAPSVMSYSECTAPVSLAAAAVQPAPARGALPAASTTEQPPPPPPPQTPPPPAPKAPPPEKEKPRKGRKDKGKKGKTKMPSLVKKWQSIQRELDEEENSSSSEEDRETTAQRRIEEWKQQQLMSGMAERNANFEALPEDWRARLKRRKTASST from the exons atgggGAAGAAGtcccgcgccgcgccgggccgccgGCCCATCCTGCAGCTCTccccgcccgggccccgccgcgaCGAGGCGCCGGCGGCCGAGGGGGCTGACTCGGGCTCCGAGCAGG ACGAGCCCGAGGCGGTGGCCGAGCCCCCCCGCAGCGCACCCAacccgccgccccccgctcccgccgccgtCAAGCCCACAG GAGGCTTGTGCCTGCTCGGCGCCTACGCAGACAGCGATGATGAGGAGGGTGAAACCCCGGAGAAGTCAGCCCGTTCCGCGGACGCGAATGGCAATAATTCGTCAGACATTGACAGCACGCTGGCAAACTTCCTGGCG GAGATCGATGCCATCACGGCACCTCCGCAGCCTGCCGAGCCCAGCgctgccaccacctcctcctccgcACCGCCCCCCACGCCTCCCCGCCCAGAGCCGAAGGAGTCGGGCTCGGGCCAGTCCTCCAGCACTGCCAACGGCGCGGGCTCTGCACCAGCGCCAGAGTGGCAATATGACACCCAGTGCTCGCTGGCGGGAG TGGGGGAGCTGGAGATGGGCGACTGGCAGGAGGTGTGGGACGAGAACACCGGCTGTTACTATTACTGGAACACCCAGAGCAACGAGGTGACCTGGGAGCTGCCACAGTACCTGGCAACGCAGGTCCAGGGCCTGCAGCACTACCAGCACAG caccgTGGCAGGCACCAACGGCAGCTTCGTAGCAACTGCCGAGCTGTACCCCCAGGAGAAGGGGGCCGCCCCAGGCAGCATTGGCCGTGGGGCCAGCCTCACCAAGCGGGAGGTGAAGAAG GAAGTGAACGAAGGTGTGCAGGCCCTCTCCAACAgtgaggaggagaagaagggggtggctgcagccctCCTGGCCCCGCTTCTGCCTGACGTggtgaaggaggaagaggagcgCTGGAGGAGAAAGGTGATCTGTAAAGAGGAGGTCGAGCCGCCCCCAGAAGAGGAGGTGAAAGCGGAAGAGGTGGCGGCTGCCCCTGAAGAGCCAGAGGCTGGCAGGGATCCCCTGGAAGACACGCTGCAGGAGGATCTGTGCAGCGTGGTGCAGTCAGGGGAGAGcgctgaggaagaggaggagcaagACACCCTCGAGCTGGAGATGGTGCTGGAGAGAAAGAAG gcagagctgcgCGCCTTGGAGGAAGGCGATGGCAGTGTTTCGGGCTCCAGCCCACTGTCTGATGGCAGCCAGTCGGCCTCACAGGACGCAACGCGCAGGCTGGCCTCCAAGCGAGGGAAATGGAAACTGTTTGTTGGAGCCACCAGCCCTGAATCTGCGAGTCGAGGCTCCAGCAAAACGGGCCGGGAGAGCCCGGAAGCAGGAGAAGCAG cagcgagcacagaagcagctgatgCAAATTCAGACAAAGAGGCAGAGCCTGAGGAACCccaggagaaagcaaaagccCAAGTGGCACCAAAAATagaagaggaggagcaggacCTAAAG TTTCAGATCGGAGAGCTGGCAAACACTCTGACTAGTAAATTGGAGTTCCTGGGCATCAACAGACAATCTATCTCCAACTTCCACATGTTGCTGTTGCAGACAGAG ACCCGCATTGCAGACTGGCGAGAAGGTGCTCTCAATGGAAACTACCTCAAACGCAAACTCCAAGACGCAGCCGAACAGCTAAAACAATACGAAATAAACGCCACCCCTAAAGGCTGGTCCTGCCACTGGGACAG GGAGCATAGACGCTATTTCTATGTTAACGAGCGCTCAGGAGAGTCGCAATGGGAGTTCCCCGACGGGGAGGACGAAGAGGAGGGACAGCGGACCACCGACAGAAAAGCCGACGGTCCTCCTAAACCACCTCCAAAAGACAAGGGAGAGCGCGCCGAGGACCCCGCCGAGCGCCCCGCAG GCTCCCTTTGTAAAGAATCCTTCTCAGGCCAAGTTCCTGCTACGTCTCTCATGCCGCTCACTCCATTTTGGACTCTGCTTCAGTCCTCTGTCCCGGTACTCCAACCTCCCTTGCCTTTGGAAATGCCTCCGCCGCCTCCGCCTCCACCGGACTCGCCCCCGCCGCCACCCCCACCGCCCCCGCCTCCCGGAGAAGACGGTGAGATCCAGGAAGTGGAGATGGAAGATGAGGGGGGCGAGGAGCCACCCGCCCCAGGAACGGAGGAAGACGCTCCCCTGAAGCCTCTCCTGcgcccagctgccagcagcagccag GGTGCCGTTGAaccgggcccggccccgctgctcTCCACCAAGCCTCAGAAGAGGAAAGCCGTGGAGATGAGCCCGGGGCTGATGCAGCGAACGGCCACCATCGGCAGCTGCCCCGTCATCTACAGCCAGCCCCTGATGGCCGCCGGCAAGTACCAGCCTGCAGCCGTGCCCCTCGCCTCCCTGAGGCCGCGCCAGCGGCTGCAGGGTGAGATCCAGGGCCGCCCCAACCTCCGCATGGCGCCAGGCCACGCCGGCCCTCAGCCCACCGCGCTGGGCCTGCAGTCCAGCTACCTGGGTGTGACGGCACCCGCCGCGCCTTCTGTCATGAGCTATTCGGAGTGCACCGCTCCGgtcagcctggctgctgccgcCGTGCAGCCGGCCCCGGCACGAGGAGCCCTGCCCGCTGCCAGCACCACCGAGCAGCCGccacccccaccgcccccccagACgcccccacctcctgcccccaAGGCACCGCCACCGGAGAAGGAGAAGCCGAGGAAGGGGCGGAAGGACAAG GGCAAGAAGGGCAAGACAAAGATGCCATCACTGGTGAAGAAGTGGCAGAGCATCCAGCGGGAGCTGGACGAGGAGGAGAATTCCAGCTCCAGTGAGGAGGACCGGGAGACCACTGCCCAGCGGCGCATTGAGgagtggaagcagcagcagctgatgag TGGCATGGCAGAGAGGAATGCCAACTTCGAGGCACTGCCAGAGGACTGGCGAGCGCGGCTGAAGCGGAGGAAAACTGCGTCGAGCACATGA
- the FNBP4 gene encoding formin-binding protein 4 isoform X2 → MGKKSRAAPGRRPILQLSPPGPRRDEAPAAEGADSGSEQDEPEAVAEPPRSAPNPPPPAPAAVKPTGGLCLLGAYADSDDEEGETPEKSARSADANGNNSSDIDSTLANFLAEIDAITAPPQPAEPSAATTSSSAPPPTPPRPEPKESGSGQSSSTANGAGSAPAPEWQYDTQCSLAGVGELEMGDWQEVWDENTGCYYYWNTQSNEVTWELPQYLATQVQGLQHYQHSTVAGTNGSFVATAELYPQEKGAAPGSIGRGASLTKREVKKEVNEGVQALSNSEEEKKGVAAALLAPLLPDVVKEEEERWRRKVICKEEVEPPPEEEVKAEEVAAAPEEPEAGRDPLEDTLQEDLCSVVQSGESAEEEEEQDTLELEMVLERKKAELRALEEGDGSVSGSSPLSDGSQSASQDATRRLASKRGKWKLFVGATSPESASRGSSKTGRESPEAGEAAASTEAADANSDKEAEPEEPQEKAKAQVAPKIEEEEQDLKFQIGELANTLTSKLEFLGINRQSISNFHMLLLQTETRIADWREGALNGNYLKRKLQDAAEQLKQYEINATPKGWSCHWDRISGSPLLTNSSDKGQTSTHRRNEEQDFCLLPAGSIDAISMLTSAQESRNGSSPTGRTKRRDSGPPTEKPTVLLNHLQKTRESAPRTPPSAPQSSVPVLQPPLPLEMPPPPPPPPDSPPPPPPPPPPPGEDGEIQEVEMEDEGGEEPPAPGTEEDAPLKPLLRPAASSSQGAVEPGPAPLLSTKPQKRKAVEMSPGLMQRTATIGSCPVIYSQPLMAAGKYQPAAVPLASLRPRQRLQGEIQGRPNLRMAPGHAGPQPTALGLQSSYLGVTAPAAPSVMSYSECTAPVSLAAAAVQPAPARGALPAASTTEQPPPPPPPQTPPPPAPKAPPPEKEKPRKGRKDKGKKGKTKMPSLVKKWQSIQRELDEEENSSSSEEDRETTAQRRIEEWKQQQLMSGMAERNANFEALPEDWRARLKRRKTASST, encoded by the exons atgggGAAGAAGtcccgcgccgcgccgggccgccgGCCCATCCTGCAGCTCTccccgcccgggccccgccgcgaCGAGGCGCCGGCGGCCGAGGGGGCTGACTCGGGCTCCGAGCAGG ACGAGCCCGAGGCGGTGGCCGAGCCCCCCCGCAGCGCACCCAacccgccgccccccgctcccgccgccgtCAAGCCCACAG GAGGCTTGTGCCTGCTCGGCGCCTACGCAGACAGCGATGATGAGGAGGGTGAAACCCCGGAGAAGTCAGCCCGTTCCGCGGACGCGAATGGCAATAATTCGTCAGACATTGACAGCACGCTGGCAAACTTCCTGGCG GAGATCGATGCCATCACGGCACCTCCGCAGCCTGCCGAGCCCAGCgctgccaccacctcctcctccgcACCGCCCCCCACGCCTCCCCGCCCAGAGCCGAAGGAGTCGGGCTCGGGCCAGTCCTCCAGCACTGCCAACGGCGCGGGCTCTGCACCAGCGCCAGAGTGGCAATATGACACCCAGTGCTCGCTGGCGGGAG TGGGGGAGCTGGAGATGGGCGACTGGCAGGAGGTGTGGGACGAGAACACCGGCTGTTACTATTACTGGAACACCCAGAGCAACGAGGTGACCTGGGAGCTGCCACAGTACCTGGCAACGCAGGTCCAGGGCCTGCAGCACTACCAGCACAG caccgTGGCAGGCACCAACGGCAGCTTCGTAGCAACTGCCGAGCTGTACCCCCAGGAGAAGGGGGCCGCCCCAGGCAGCATTGGCCGTGGGGCCAGCCTCACCAAGCGGGAGGTGAAGAAG GAAGTGAACGAAGGTGTGCAGGCCCTCTCCAACAgtgaggaggagaagaagggggtggctgcagccctCCTGGCCCCGCTTCTGCCTGACGTggtgaaggaggaagaggagcgCTGGAGGAGAAAGGTGATCTGTAAAGAGGAGGTCGAGCCGCCCCCAGAAGAGGAGGTGAAAGCGGAAGAGGTGGCGGCTGCCCCTGAAGAGCCAGAGGCTGGCAGGGATCCCCTGGAAGACACGCTGCAGGAGGATCTGTGCAGCGTGGTGCAGTCAGGGGAGAGcgctgaggaagaggaggagcaagACACCCTCGAGCTGGAGATGGTGCTGGAGAGAAAGAAG gcagagctgcgCGCCTTGGAGGAAGGCGATGGCAGTGTTTCGGGCTCCAGCCCACTGTCTGATGGCAGCCAGTCGGCCTCACAGGACGCAACGCGCAGGCTGGCCTCCAAGCGAGGGAAATGGAAACTGTTTGTTGGAGCCACCAGCCCTGAATCTGCGAGTCGAGGCTCCAGCAAAACGGGCCGGGAGAGCCCGGAAGCAGGAGAAGCAG cagcgagcacagaagcagctgatgCAAATTCAGACAAAGAGGCAGAGCCTGAGGAACCccaggagaaagcaaaagccCAAGTGGCACCAAAAATagaagaggaggagcaggacCTAAAG TTTCAGATCGGAGAGCTGGCAAACACTCTGACTAGTAAATTGGAGTTCCTGGGCATCAACAGACAATCTATCTCCAACTTCCACATGTTGCTGTTGCAGACAGAG ACCCGCATTGCAGACTGGCGAGAAGGTGCTCTCAATGGAAACTACCTCAAACGCAAACTCCAAGACGCAGCCGAACAGCTAAAACAATACGAAATAAACGCCACCCCTAAAGGCTGGTCCTGCCACTGGGACAG GATCTCTGGATCACCTCTTCTGACCAACAGCTCTGACAAAGGACAAACTTCAACTCATCGACGGAATGAAGAACAAGATTTCTGTCTCCTGCCAGCAG GGAGCATAGACGCTATTTCTATGTTAACGAGCGCTCAGGAGAGTCGCAATGGGAGTTCCCCGACGGGGAGGACGAAGAGGAGGGACAGCGGACCACCGACAGAAAAGCCGACGGTCCTCCTAAACCACCTCCAAAAGACAAGGGAGAGCGCGCCGAGGACCCCGCCGAGCGCCCCGCAG TCCTCTGTCCCGGTACTCCAACCTCCCTTGCCTTTGGAAATGCCTCCGCCGCCTCCGCCTCCACCGGACTCGCCCCCGCCGCCACCCCCACCGCCCCCGCCTCCCGGAGAAGACGGTGAGATCCAGGAAGTGGAGATGGAAGATGAGGGGGGCGAGGAGCCACCCGCCCCAGGAACGGAGGAAGACGCTCCCCTGAAGCCTCTCCTGcgcccagctgccagcagcagccag GGTGCCGTTGAaccgggcccggccccgctgctcTCCACCAAGCCTCAGAAGAGGAAAGCCGTGGAGATGAGCCCGGGGCTGATGCAGCGAACGGCCACCATCGGCAGCTGCCCCGTCATCTACAGCCAGCCCCTGATGGCCGCCGGCAAGTACCAGCCTGCAGCCGTGCCCCTCGCCTCCCTGAGGCCGCGCCAGCGGCTGCAGGGTGAGATCCAGGGCCGCCCCAACCTCCGCATGGCGCCAGGCCACGCCGGCCCTCAGCCCACCGCGCTGGGCCTGCAGTCCAGCTACCTGGGTGTGACGGCACCCGCCGCGCCTTCTGTCATGAGCTATTCGGAGTGCACCGCTCCGgtcagcctggctgctgccgcCGTGCAGCCGGCCCCGGCACGAGGAGCCCTGCCCGCTGCCAGCACCACCGAGCAGCCGccacccccaccgcccccccagACgcccccacctcctgcccccaAGGCACCGCCACCGGAGAAGGAGAAGCCGAGGAAGGGGCGGAAGGACAAG GGCAAGAAGGGCAAGACAAAGATGCCATCACTGGTGAAGAAGTGGCAGAGCATCCAGCGGGAGCTGGACGAGGAGGAGAATTCCAGCTCCAGTGAGGAGGACCGGGAGACCACTGCCCAGCGGCGCATTGAGgagtggaagcagcagcagctgatgag TGGCATGGCAGAGAGGAATGCCAACTTCGAGGCACTGCCAGAGGACTGGCGAGCGCGGCTGAAGCGGAGGAAAACTGCGTCGAGCACATGA
- the FNBP4 gene encoding formin-binding protein 4 isoform X3, translating to MGKKSRAAPGRRPILQLSPPGPRRDEAPAAEGADSGSEQDEPEAVAEPPRSAPNPPPPAPAAVKPTGGLCLLGAYADSDDEEGETPEKSARSADANGNNSSDIDSTLANFLAEIDAITAPPQPAEPSAATTSSSAPPPTPPRPEPKESGSGQSSSTANGAGSAPAPEWQYDTQCSLAGVGELEMGDWQEVWDENTGCYYYWNTQSNEVTWELPQYLATQVQGLQHYQHSSTVAGTNGSFVATAELYPQEKGAAPGSIGRGASLTKREVKKEVNEGVQALSNSEEEKKGVAAALLAPLLPDVVKEEEERWRRKVICKEEVEPPPEEEVKAEEVAAAPEEPEAGRDPLEDTLQEDLCSVVQSGESAEEEEEQDTLELEMVLERKKAELRALEEGDGSVSGSSPLSDGSQSASQDATRRLASKRGKWKLFVGATSPESASRGSSKTGRESPEAGEAASTEAADANSDKEAEPEEPQEKAKAQVAPKIEEEEQDLKFQIGELANTLTSKLEFLGINRQSISNFHMLLLQTETRIADWREGALNGNYLKRKLQDAAEQLKQYEINATPKGWSCHWDRISGSPLLTNSSDKGQTSTHRRNEEQDFCLLPAGSIDAISMLTSAQESRNGSSPTGRTKRRDSGPPTEKPTVLLNHLQKTRESAPRTPPSAPQSSVPVLQPPLPLEMPPPPPPPPDSPPPPPPPPPPPGEDGEIQEVEMEDEGGEEPPAPGTEEDAPLKPLLRPAASSSQGAVEPGPAPLLSTKPQKRKAVEMSPGLMQRTATIGSCPVIYSQPLMAAGKYQPAAVPLASLRPRQRLQGEIQGRPNLRMAPGHAGPQPTALGLQSSYLGVTAPAAPSVMSYSECTAPVSLAAAAVQPAPARGALPAASTTEQPPPPPPPQTPPPPAPKAPPPEKEKPRKGRKDKGKKGKTKMPSLVKKWQSIQRELDEEENSSSSEEDRETTAQRRIEEWKQQQLMSGMAERNANFEALPEDWRARLKRRKTASST from the exons atgggGAAGAAGtcccgcgccgcgccgggccgccgGCCCATCCTGCAGCTCTccccgcccgggccccgccgcgaCGAGGCGCCGGCGGCCGAGGGGGCTGACTCGGGCTCCGAGCAGG ACGAGCCCGAGGCGGTGGCCGAGCCCCCCCGCAGCGCACCCAacccgccgccccccgctcccgccgccgtCAAGCCCACAG GAGGCTTGTGCCTGCTCGGCGCCTACGCAGACAGCGATGATGAGGAGGGTGAAACCCCGGAGAAGTCAGCCCGTTCCGCGGACGCGAATGGCAATAATTCGTCAGACATTGACAGCACGCTGGCAAACTTCCTGGCG GAGATCGATGCCATCACGGCACCTCCGCAGCCTGCCGAGCCCAGCgctgccaccacctcctcctccgcACCGCCCCCCACGCCTCCCCGCCCAGAGCCGAAGGAGTCGGGCTCGGGCCAGTCCTCCAGCACTGCCAACGGCGCGGGCTCTGCACCAGCGCCAGAGTGGCAATATGACACCCAGTGCTCGCTGGCGGGAG TGGGGGAGCTGGAGATGGGCGACTGGCAGGAGGTGTGGGACGAGAACACCGGCTGTTACTATTACTGGAACACCCAGAGCAACGAGGTGACCTGGGAGCTGCCACAGTACCTGGCAACGCAGGTCCAGGGCCTGCAGCACTACCAGCACAG cagcaccgTGGCAGGCACCAACGGCAGCTTCGTAGCAACTGCCGAGCTGTACCCCCAGGAGAAGGGGGCCGCCCCAGGCAGCATTGGCCGTGGGGCCAGCCTCACCAAGCGGGAGGTGAAGAAG GAAGTGAACGAAGGTGTGCAGGCCCTCTCCAACAgtgaggaggagaagaagggggtggctgcagccctCCTGGCCCCGCTTCTGCCTGACGTggtgaaggaggaagaggagcgCTGGAGGAGAAAGGTGATCTGTAAAGAGGAGGTCGAGCCGCCCCCAGAAGAGGAGGTGAAAGCGGAAGAGGTGGCGGCTGCCCCTGAAGAGCCAGAGGCTGGCAGGGATCCCCTGGAAGACACGCTGCAGGAGGATCTGTGCAGCGTGGTGCAGTCAGGGGAGAGcgctgaggaagaggaggagcaagACACCCTCGAGCTGGAGATGGTGCTGGAGAGAAAGAAG gcagagctgcgCGCCTTGGAGGAAGGCGATGGCAGTGTTTCGGGCTCCAGCCCACTGTCTGATGGCAGCCAGTCGGCCTCACAGGACGCAACGCGCAGGCTGGCCTCCAAGCGAGGGAAATGGAAACTGTTTGTTGGAGCCACCAGCCCTGAATCTGCGAGTCGAGGCTCCAGCAAAACGGGCCGGGAGAGCCCGGAAGCAGGAGAAGCAG cgagcacagaagcagctgatgCAAATTCAGACAAAGAGGCAGAGCCTGAGGAACCccaggagaaagcaaaagccCAAGTGGCACCAAAAATagaagaggaggagcaggacCTAAAG TTTCAGATCGGAGAGCTGGCAAACACTCTGACTAGTAAATTGGAGTTCCTGGGCATCAACAGACAATCTATCTCCAACTTCCACATGTTGCTGTTGCAGACAGAG ACCCGCATTGCAGACTGGCGAGAAGGTGCTCTCAATGGAAACTACCTCAAACGCAAACTCCAAGACGCAGCCGAACAGCTAAAACAATACGAAATAAACGCCACCCCTAAAGGCTGGTCCTGCCACTGGGACAG GATCTCTGGATCACCTCTTCTGACCAACAGCTCTGACAAAGGACAAACTTCAACTCATCGACGGAATGAAGAACAAGATTTCTGTCTCCTGCCAGCAG GGAGCATAGACGCTATTTCTATGTTAACGAGCGCTCAGGAGAGTCGCAATGGGAGTTCCCCGACGGGGAGGACGAAGAGGAGGGACAGCGGACCACCGACAGAAAAGCCGACGGTCCTCCTAAACCACCTCCAAAAGACAAGGGAGAGCGCGCCGAGGACCCCGCCGAGCGCCCCGCAG TCCTCTGTCCCGGTACTCCAACCTCCCTTGCCTTTGGAAATGCCTCCGCCGCCTCCGCCTCCACCGGACTCGCCCCCGCCGCCACCCCCACCGCCCCCGCCTCCCGGAGAAGACGGTGAGATCCAGGAAGTGGAGATGGAAGATGAGGGGGGCGAGGAGCCACCCGCCCCAGGAACGGAGGAAGACGCTCCCCTGAAGCCTCTCCTGcgcccagctgccagcagcagccag GGTGCCGTTGAaccgggcccggccccgctgctcTCCACCAAGCCTCAGAAGAGGAAAGCCGTGGAGATGAGCCCGGGGCTGATGCAGCGAACGGCCACCATCGGCAGCTGCCCCGTCATCTACAGCCAGCCCCTGATGGCCGCCGGCAAGTACCAGCCTGCAGCCGTGCCCCTCGCCTCCCTGAGGCCGCGCCAGCGGCTGCAGGGTGAGATCCAGGGCCGCCCCAACCTCCGCATGGCGCCAGGCCACGCCGGCCCTCAGCCCACCGCGCTGGGCCTGCAGTCCAGCTACCTGGGTGTGACGGCACCCGCCGCGCCTTCTGTCATGAGCTATTCGGAGTGCACCGCTCCGgtcagcctggctgctgccgcCGTGCAGCCGGCCCCGGCACGAGGAGCCCTGCCCGCTGCCAGCACCACCGAGCAGCCGccacccccaccgcccccccagACgcccccacctcctgcccccaAGGCACCGCCACCGGAGAAGGAGAAGCCGAGGAAGGGGCGGAAGGACAAG GGCAAGAAGGGCAAGACAAAGATGCCATCACTGGTGAAGAAGTGGCAGAGCATCCAGCGGGAGCTGGACGAGGAGGAGAATTCCAGCTCCAGTGAGGAGGACCGGGAGACCACTGCCCAGCGGCGCATTGAGgagtggaagcagcagcagctgatgag TGGCATGGCAGAGAGGAATGCCAACTTCGAGGCACTGCCAGAGGACTGGCGAGCGCGGCTGAAGCGGAGGAAAACTGCGTCGAGCACATGA